The Sediminispirochaeta smaragdinae DSM 11293 genome has a segment encoding these proteins:
- a CDS encoding dihydroxyacetone kinase subunit L yields the protein MAERTKERAAVDAVLASISGIMSENREFLIKIDGVIGDGDLGITMDKAFSAAAEGVVSLDEPQVPKALIEAGKIMAKNAPSTMGTLMATGFMYGGKALGEEEMLSAGGLYAFFKGFLEGVEKRGKAKPGEKTLLDVLDPVVRALEAKQEADLSDALEAAMKAAEEGLKATEKMVSQHGKAAVYREQTLGKQDPGATAMLFVVKGFREALTTL from the coding sequence ATGGCGGAACGAACGAAAGAACGTGCGGCTGTAGATGCCGTGCTTGCCTCGATATCGGGGATCATGTCGGAGAATCGTGAATTCCTGATCAAGATAGACGGGGTGATCGGCGACGGAGACCTCGGCATCACCATGGATAAGGCCTTTTCTGCTGCGGCAGAAGGGGTTGTCTCCCTCGATGAACCTCAGGTTCCAAAGGCCTTGATCGAGGCAGGAAAGATCATGGCAAAGAATGCCCCCTCGACCATGGGAACCTTAATGGCCACCGGTTTTATGTACGGCGGTAAGGCCCTGGGTGAGGAAGAGATGCTCAGCGCCGGAGGCCTGTACGCCTTTTTTAAGGGATTTCTTGAAGGGGTGGAAAAACGTGGAAAGGCAAAGCCCGGAGAAAAGACACTTCTCGATGTTTTGGACCCGGTGGTCCGTGCCTTGGAGGCAAAACAGGAGGCCGACCTTTCAGATGCCCTTGAGGCCGCGATGAAGGCGGCCGAGGAAGGTTTAAAGGCCACCGAAAAGATGGTTTCCCAACACGGCAAGGCCGCCGTTTACCGGGAACAAACCCTTGGAAAACAGGACCCCGGAGCAACGGCGATGCTCTTCGTCGTAAAGGGATTCCGGGAGGCGCTTACAACACTGTAG
- a CDS encoding flavodoxin family protein yields the protein MKILTILGSPKKNGKTAFVLNFFEEKIKEKGIAAKRINIIDYNVGGCKGCMACVQKKNEPGCVQKDDVPALFKELIRADMIVYASPLYGWDVSSQMKTFFDRHFCLVKDYKTPEHFSLLENKDIFTLTTCMGEKVGNTDLLSIFYDRFAGMLGCRSLKQFVVTQSFSPDFSERAEEVAQRMANEII from the coding sequence ATGAAGATTCTGACTATTCTGGGCAGTCCGAAAAAAAACGGTAAAACAGCTTTCGTGCTGAATTTTTTTGAGGAAAAAATCAAGGAAAAAGGAATCGCAGCAAAAAGAATTAATATAATCGATTACAATGTCGGCGGATGCAAAGGATGTATGGCTTGTGTACAAAAAAAGAATGAGCCGGGCTGTGTCCAAAAAGATGACGTACCGGCTCTCTTTAAAGAACTGATACGTGCTGATATGATAGTTTATGCTTCGCCGCTTTACGGATGGGATGTAAGCAGTCAGATGAAAACCTTTTTTGACAGACATTTCTGTCTTGTAAAAGATTACAAAACCCCTGAACACTTTTCTTTGCTTGAGAATAAAGATATTTTTACGCTTACGACCTGTATGGGAGAAAAAGTTGGAAACACAGATCTGCTATCTATTTTTTACGATAGGTTCGCAGGCATGCTTGGCTGCCGAAGCCTTAAACAATTTGTAGTTACTCAGTCGTTTAGTCCTGATTTCTCTGAAAGAGCAGAGGAAGTTGCTCAGAGAATGGCTAATGAAATTATCTGA
- a CDS encoding RNA polymerase sigma factor: MKLSECITAAKAGRYSALEALIKHNQDYLYNLVVRFLGNPLDAEDAVQEILIKMITRLSSFRGESSFRTWLYRITVNHVLNMKRSKHEEVFTSFEDHKLFIENLPDNSLNGLLAYSEEKQQRMAEETKIQCQMGMLLCLERENRIIFILGAVMGIDSLTGSAVMDITPETFRKRLSRSRKRLSNYMNGNCSLINTNGVCSCRKKTDILIQKGYVNPENRMFYTTHLEKVMEHVKNYSQYADDMLEKRVDDSFREHPWLSLPASIVPLKDIIQSMEVSWDKSKLL; the protein is encoded by the coding sequence ATGAAATTATCTGAATGCATAACGGCGGCCAAGGCGGGACGTTATTCCGCTTTGGAGGCCCTTATAAAACACAACCAGGACTATCTATATAATCTTGTTGTACGTTTTTTGGGAAACCCTTTGGATGCGGAAGATGCTGTTCAGGAAATTTTGATTAAAATGATTACAAGGCTTTCCTCATTCAGAGGCGAGAGTAGTTTCAGGACATGGTTGTACCGAATCACGGTTAACCATGTCCTGAATATGAAGCGTTCTAAACATGAAGAAGTTTTTACTTCATTTGAAGACCATAAGCTTTTTATTGAAAATCTTCCGGATAACTCTTTGAATGGGCTCTTAGCGTATTCGGAAGAAAAACAGCAGCGCATGGCAGAAGAAACAAAAATACAATGTCAGATGGGAATGTTGCTTTGTCTGGAACGGGAAAATCGAATTATCTTTATCCTGGGTGCCGTCATGGGAATTGATTCCCTCACCGGATCGGCGGTTATGGACATAACACCGGAAACTTTTCGAAAACGGCTTTCACGTTCCAGAAAACGGCTATCAAACTACATGAACGGGAATTGTAGTTTGATTAATACCAACGGCGTTTGCAGCTGCAGAAAGAAAACCGATATTCTTATACAAAAAGGATATGTTAATCCTGAAAACCGCATGTTTTATACTACTCATCTTGAAAAAGTTATGGAACATGTAAAAAACTATTCTCAATATGCAGATGATATGCTTGAGAAAAGGGTCGACGATTCTTTTCGGGAACATCCCTGGCTAAGCCTTCCGGCTTCTATCGTTCCACTTAAAGATATCATACAGAGTATGGAGGTTTCCTGGGATAAATCAAAGCTTCTATAA
- a CDS encoding amidohydrolase family protein encodes MKTISKIDIHHHFFPKIYKAELKKSGQDQLINPSWKEEDSLRLMDEGNISKAYLSLPFAPTYHTSIIEKGIVRECNESAAAIIRAYPDRFGAFASIPYMNIDNCLKEIAYSLDVLNLDGIILYSNTEGEIPYPSDLDDLYSELDKRKAVVFVHPNTSAKKPLLDAPAYKGDIEYYFDIARFIVAQLFNGTLEKYPNIRYILANGGGIVPFYAQRISKPYYLNGKRLRWGRIIKDMSRRKNSGEELLSNLYYETATVLERDFISALKNMVDSEHILFGSNYGENQRNDLNISIDQLILDGILNEPEAYAVFSLNAKRLLEEKPHR; translated from the coding sequence ATGAAGACAATCTCAAAGATAGACATTCATCATCATTTTTTTCCGAAAATTTATAAGGCTGAGCTCAAAAAAAGCGGTCAAGATCAGCTTATTAATCCATCATGGAAAGAAGAGGATTCGTTACGGTTGATGGATGAAGGGAATATATCAAAAGCATATCTTTCACTTCCTTTTGCCCCAACATATCATACCTCTATTATCGAAAAAGGAATCGTGAGGGAATGCAATGAATCCGCGGCTGCAATAATACGGGCCTACCCGGACAGATTTGGAGCGTTTGCTTCTATTCCCTACATGAATATCGATAATTGCCTAAAAGAAATAGCGTATTCTTTGGATGTCCTGAATCTTGACGGTATTATTCTTTATTCTAATACAGAGGGTGAAATTCCTTATCCCTCCGATTTGGATGATTTGTATTCGGAATTGGATAAAAGAAAGGCGGTGGTTTTTGTTCATCCTAATACAAGCGCTAAAAAGCCTCTTCTTGACGCACCAGCCTATAAGGGGGATATAGAATACTATTTTGATATAGCCCGATTTATCGTAGCTCAATTATTCAACGGCACCCTTGAGAAATACCCCAATATTAGATATATCTTGGCAAATGGGGGCGGTATCGTTCCCTTTTATGCCCAGAGAATAAGTAAGCCATATTATCTCAACGGAAAGCGATTACGATGGGGAAGAATCATCAAAGACATGAGCAGGAGAAAAAACAGCGGGGAAGAACTTTTGAGCAATCTTTACTATGAAACGGCAACAGTCCTTGAACGTGATTTCATTTCAGCGTTAAAGAACATGGTAGATAGTGAGCATATACTATTTGGGAGCAATTATGGAGAAAATCAGAGAAACGACCTTAACATATCAATTGACCAATTGATACTCGATGGGATCCTCAATGAACCAGAAGCCTATGCGGTTTTTTCTTTGAATGCAAAAAGGCTACTCGAGGAAAAACCTCATCGATAA
- a CDS encoding amidohydrolase family protein: MRKHEEKHRKIDVHAHMIPEFYVKKMKKRGINGPLWNNFPRWSPEKDMKVMRHNGIAKRILSLSIPGVWVEEKGGDIVFAKELARECNEYASQIKKSFPDYYGAFATIPFPNTSGTIEEIEYALDVLKLDGITLFTNTGGRYPGEDEFQAIFSELDARKAIVFIHPEDIPLEYGEYSILAPLIDRLLDTGRSMAHLLTQDVLSSYPNVRYILSHGGGSFPLIIKWMEYYNQIHQEDYQKIKSRLFFDTAQQGNFLYRYLKGFCGTSQIVFGTDGGWQSPVQVAQTVKAFDTSRHFNSADFEAIEWKNVQRLFPNND, translated from the coding sequence ATGAGAAAGCATGAAGAAAAACACAGGAAAATTGACGTGCACGCCCACATGATTCCTGAGTTCTATGTGAAGAAGATGAAAAAGAGAGGTATCAATGGCCCCCTGTGGAACAACTTTCCTCGCTGGTCACCGGAAAAAGACATGAAAGTAATGAGGCATAACGGCATTGCAAAAAGGATATTATCATTATCTATACCAGGGGTTTGGGTAGAGGAGAAAGGTGGTGATATAGTCTTTGCAAAAGAATTGGCACGAGAATGCAATGAATATGCCTCGCAAATCAAAAAATCATTTCCTGATTATTATGGCGCTTTTGCTACAATCCCGTTTCCCAATACAAGCGGAACTATTGAAGAAATAGAATATGCTCTTGATGTACTAAAACTTGACGGCATAACGTTATTCACAAACACCGGAGGAAGATATCCCGGGGAGGATGAGTTTCAGGCAATATTCAGCGAATTGGATGCAAGAAAAGCCATTGTTTTTATACATCCAGAAGACATACCGCTGGAGTATGGAGAATACAGTATACTCGCTCCTCTTATCGATCGCCTTCTTGATACCGGAAGGTCCATGGCCCATTTATTGACGCAAGACGTATTATCTTCCTATCCGAACGTCAGATATATTCTGTCACATGGTGGGGGCTCATTTCCACTTATTATTAAGTGGATGGAGTATTATAATCAGATACATCAAGAAGATTACCAAAAAATAAAAAGCAGACTCTTTTTCGATACCGCGCAGCAAGGCAATTTCCTTTACAGGTATTTGAAAGGATTCTGCGGTACTTCACAAATCGTTTTTGGAACAGACGGGGGATGGCAGTCGCCTGTTCAAGTAGCCCAAACAGTTAAGGCATTCGATACCTCTAGACACTTTAATTCTGCAGATTTCGAAGCCATAGAATGGAAAAACGTACAAAGACTATTCCCAAACAATGATTAA
- a CDS encoding TetR/AcrR family transcriptional regulator: MTGHEKRTLKKKENIKNASIELFSLYGIKKVSMNEIAEKAQVSKVSIYKYFNSKDDLIRYVIKAVSSEILSDINNIIESENPFPEKVKMIIMNKNQGLKFLRGDFFTELLSLDEVLNNYYEHEFKEKANSLMSKFIELGKTSGFIDKKVKTATILTYIHIFQKGVESNIGTLSGRDDISELIQLFFFGILSKQK, from the coding sequence ATGACTGGACATGAAAAAAGAACCTTAAAGAAAAAAGAAAACATTAAAAATGCCAGTATCGAATTATTCTCGCTTTACGGAATAAAAAAAGTATCCATGAACGAAATTGCCGAGAAGGCGCAGGTGTCGAAGGTTTCTATCTATAAATATTTTAACAGCAAGGATGATTTGATTAGATATGTTATCAAAGCCGTTTCTTCGGAAATACTTTCTGATATTAATAACATAATAGAAAGTGAGAATCCTTTTCCTGAAAAAGTAAAAATGATAATCATGAATAAAAATCAGGGACTTAAATTCCTCAGAGGTGATTTTTTCACCGAGCTTCTGAGCCTGGATGAGGTTCTGAACAATTACTATGAGCACGAATTCAAGGAAAAAGCAAACAGCTTGATGAGCAAGTTTATTGAATTGGGTAAAACTTCCGGATTCATCGATAAAAAGGTAAAAACCGCTACCATTTTGACATATATTCATATTTTTCAAAAGGGAGTTGAATCTAATATCGGAACATTATCAGGCCGCGATGACATCTCAGAGCTTATTCAGTTGTTCTTTTTCGGTATTCTCTCGAAGCAGAAATAG
- a CDS encoding TetR/AcrR family transcriptional regulator, producing MSSRPLISACALKLFAERGYDAVGVQEIVDAAGITKPSLYHHFGSKKGLLEQLIAPLFQEVNEALARAASYHHDLPRNLDQAAACFFSFAEKQPLFSRLMLSMIHAPLKSEARLVVQPWLEEQYHTFENLFRLASGDHGNMKGRSKPFAATFLGMLHTYVSLFLDGNTDFDERVRHEAVRQFSYGIYS from the coding sequence ATGAGTAGCCGCCCACTTATTAGTGCCTGTGCCCTCAAGCTTTTTGCCGAACGTGGATACGATGCCGTTGGAGTTCAGGAGATCGTCGATGCCGCAGGCATCACTAAACCGAGCCTCTATCATCATTTCGGCAGCAAAAAAGGGCTGCTGGAACAGCTTATTGCTCCCTTGTTTCAGGAAGTGAACGAGGCCCTGGCCCGTGCAGCATCGTACCATCACGACCTTCCCCGAAATCTTGACCAGGCTGCAGCTTGCTTTTTTTCCTTTGCCGAAAAACAACCGCTCTTTTCCCGGCTTATGCTTTCGATGATTCATGCTCCGTTAAAAAGTGAGGCGCGTCTTGTCGTACAGCCGTGGCTTGAAGAACAGTACCACACCTTCGAAAATCTCTTTCGCCTGGCCTCCGGGGATCACGGCAATATGAAAGGACGGAGCAAACCCTTTGCCGCAACCTTTCTCGGTATGCTCCACACCTATGTTTCCCTTTTTCTCGACGGAAACACGGATTTTGATGAACGGGTCAGACACGAGGCCGTTAGACAATTTTCCTACGGGATCTATTCGTAA